Within the Aspergillus luchuensis IFO 4308 DNA, chromosome 5, nearly complete sequence genome, the region ACATGTCCCTGCTCGACCCAAGCTACACCgtcttcctcaacaccacACACACCGCCGCGCTCTGCTTCAAAGTCGTGCACCAAACAGCCATAGTGGCCGGCGACCCCATCAGCTCGGAAGAGAACATcccatctctcctctccgaaTTCAAAACCTATCGCAAATCCCACCTCCTCGGCATGGCCTTCCTCGGCGCCAGCCCACGTCTCACACACTACGCCCAAAGCCAAAGCCAAACCCAGACCACTACAAAAAACAACTGGACAATGCTGCACTTCGGGACCTCTCGTGTCCtcaaccccaccaccaacgccctcctcaacGAAACAACCGGAAAGCGTCTCATTTTACAAAACAAACAACTCCTCAACCCAAATAAAGGCGGCATAACCCTCGACATATACATTCCTGGCAGCAATCCCACATTAGAAAAAGACCTCCAAGAGATATACACAACCTGGCGCACCACCCGCAAcacctcatccactcccCAAGCCTTCATAACAGAATacacctcccccttctcatcgactctcctcccctccctcatgACCTACATCTATGCCAAGGATAAAAACGGTGTGCCGCTAGCTTTCGCAGCCCTGCGCTACTGCGGCGCTAACAATGGATACCATATCGATCCGTGCGTTGCGCTACCGACGGCTCCCAAGGGGCTGACAGATCTGTTGATGTTTGCTGCGATGGCGCTGTGTCGGCATGCCGGGGTGGGGTATTTGAGTGTGGGCTTTGAGCCATTAGAGGAGTTGGGTGAGGTCAGGGGGCTGAGGGGCCCGTTGGAGCATTTGGCGAGAGGGGCGTATCGGTTTGCGTTTAAGCGGTTGCCGTCCATTCAGGGGAAGAAAGCGTATTATGATAAGTggaggac harbors:
- the ergS gene encoding protein ergS (COG:S;~EggNog:ENOG410PQ7I;~InterPro:IPR024320;~PFAM:PF09924), translated to MTSSTTRKQKKPQQSNRKVLLADTIGQTLYERLLHARLDCPIAHWAPVHHPLAPQPSSTINCNLSINSTSTSTLTTSPSASTSDIKSIPSSRTSHDSLHKPSSSSSSLPPLPSNRIITLGGPCTNLTTLTTITHLAAKYSQVSHMSLLDPSYTVFLNTTHTAALCFKVVHQTAIVAGDPISSEENIPSLLSEFKTYRKSHLLGMAFLGASPRLTHYAQSQSQTQTTTKNNWTMLHFGTSRVLNPTTNALLNETTGKRLILQNKQLLNPNKGGITLDIYIPGSNPTLEKDLQEIYTTWRTTRNTSSTPQAFITEYTSPFSSTLLPSLMTYIYAKDKNGVPLAFAALRYCGANNGYHIDPCVALPTAPKGLTDLLMFAAMALCRHAGVGYLSVGFEPLEELGEVRGLRGPLEHLARGAYRFAFKRLPSIQGKKAYYDKWRTEEGLEERLYLVLTGAGGGLGVVAVTHVANVRIRRVVWG